The stretch of DNA TCCCGGGCCGGGCTTGCCCGGCAGCGAGAGGGCGGGGTCGGGTTTGAATGGCACGAGGTCGAAGGCGCTAAGGCGCACGCCGATTTCGATTGGATTGCCCTCGGCGCGAATCCCTGAAACTATCTCGCGCAACAACCTCGTGCGGTTTTCGAAGGAACCGCCATATCTCCCTGGCCGGGTAAAGCCGCTGAGCAGTTCGTGCAAAAGGTAGCCGTGGCAATGTTTGATATCGACGAAGTCCGCGCCGGCTTCCCAGGCAATCCTGGCAGCGCGAACAAAATCCAGAACCAGAGCCTCGAGCTCCGCATCGGTCCAGACCTGTTCATCGCTGGTGACCTTGAATTTGGCGTCCAGGATGGGGTGGCGATAGGCCACGCGCGGTTCGAGGCGGAACTTGTCATGGGGTTTGCAGAACCGGCCAGAGTGAGTCAATTGAAATCCTATCAACAGGTCGTCCGCAGTCCCATAAAGCTTTCGATGCGCCTGGACCAATTCCTGGCGCAACCGGGCCAGGTCCGCCTTGTTGGTTTGATTGATGACAAGCTGATGCGGATTGGCCCGCCCATCTGGGCGCACGGCCATGGCTTCACCGCCCCAGATGAGTTTGGCGCCGCTTTCGCCGAAGCGCTGCCACCTGCGCAAAACTTCCTCCGTCATCCCGCCACTGGCTGAGCCGTCCCACCCTTCCATCGGCTGCACGGCGTAACGGTTGCCAATGCGCTTCCCATTGATTAACGCCTGTTCGACCGCTTGCGACAGAGGCGAATCCGATGCGGTGAGAATGCTCTCCTCACATGGCAAATCGATTCCGAGCGAGGCAACGTGCGCGCGGAAATCGGCCACCGTCTTGAGTGAAGGGACGCGAGTGAGCTTCAGCATGGAGGGATTCTGATCGGGTTAGTCCGGCGTATCTATTCAATCCCAAGCTGCTTTTGGATTCTTTCGAGCGAAATACCCTTGGTTTCCGGCATGACCAGCCAGACCCAAATGAGCTGGCCGACCATGCAGAGGGCGTAAAAGGCGAAGGTATTTCCGCCGGATTTAGAGGCGATGACGGGGAATGTCCAAGAGATAAGCGCGGCCATGATCCAATGGGTCGAGGTGCCCAGGGCTTGGCCGCGGGCACGGACGCGGTTGGGGAAGATTTCGCTGATAAAGACCCAGATGACCGCCCCCTGACCGAAGGCGTGGGAGGCAATGAAAACCAGGAGGCTCATGAGAAGGAGTTTGCCTTCGGTGTGGGTATAGAAGGCATACGCCGCAGCACTCAGGCTCACGATGTAGCCGAACGAGCCCACGAACATGAGTTTTCTGCGGCCAAAATGGTCAATAATGGCCAGGGCGGCCATGGTAAACACCAGGTTGGTGAAGCCGATAATGACCGATTGGAACAGGGCAGATTGAGTGCCGGCGCCGGCGATTTTGAAGATATAAGGGGTATAATAAATGAGGGCGTTGATGCCGGATAACTGGTTGAAAGCGGCAATCGCAACCGCCAGCAGGATGGGACGCCGGTATTTTTTGCAAAAGAAAGGTTCGGCGAGGGTGTGGTGTTCGAGGTCGAGCGATGCCTGGATTTCGCGCAGTTCACCATCGAGATTTGCTGGAGAGGCCCCGCAGGAGACGAGGACTTCGCGCGCCTCGTCGAGGCGGCCACGAGCGATAAGCCAGCGCGGGCTTTGAGGGACGAAAAACAGAAAGAAGAAGAAGGCGGCGGCGGGAATGGCCATGACGCCGAACATCCAGCGGTATTGGGTGGCCCCAGGAATGACGGCGCCGATGATGTAATTGGAAAGGTAAGCCAGGAGAATGCCCAATACGATGTTGAATTGGGTGATGGCGACCAGGCGACCTCGGAGTTTAGCGGGAGAGATTTCGGCGATATACATCGGCGAGACAACAGAAGCCCCCCCGACCGCCAGGCCGCCCACGAACCGGAAAGCTACAAACGACCACCAGTTCCAAGCTAGGGCGCAACCGACGCCAGAAACGAAATAGAGAATGGCCAGCAGGGACAGGACGCCGCGCCGGCCAAACGAATCAGCGGGGCGCCCCACGGCTATAGAGCCGATGACGGTGCCAATCAGCGCGCTGGCTACGGTGAAGCCGAGCATGAATTCGAGCAGGCTCTCCGGGCCTATCGAGGGCAGCATGGCTTGCAGCCGCTCCGTAATGCCGGTCACAAAACCCGCTTTGAGCCAATCCGTGGTGCCTGAGATTACGGCCGTGTCGAAGCCGAACAGTAACCCGCCGAGCGCGGCGATGACGGTGCTGCGCAGCAGGACCGCGGTCAAGCGGTCAGCGCTTTGGGCAGGGCTCGAGATTTGAGAGGGCGAGGTGGTCATTGGAGATTTTCAGATTTCTGATTTCAGAGTGGGAAAGCGCGGGCTGGACAGTTTCATAAAGTGCGTGGTGGAACCCAATAGCGCAAAAAGGGCGCCGGAACAAACTTAAAAGGGTGGTCAACGAACTCTAAAAAGAACGATACGGCGCGTTGGTTTGGTAAAACATGAGGCGGCCCTGGAATTCCTCCCTCTCGTCATCCTGAGTGGAAAGGGAGATGGCCTGCTTTTCTGTGCTGACCGCTTGTTTGAACTGGCCGGCTTCGGCATAGGCTGCGGCCAGAGTATCGAGGATTTTGGGGCTGCGCCTGCGGCTTCCCTGGGCGGCTTGTTGCGCGAATTTCAGCGCGGTTTGGCCATCACGCAGGTGAGGGTCAGGTGAGGTAGCCAGCAGCCAGGCAGCCGTCTGGAGCGCCACGGCATCGCCTTGTGCAGCGGCTTTCTTATACCAGTTGAGGGCTTCCAAATCGTTTTTGGCGACCCCCTGGCCTTGATGATAGAACTCGGCCATGCAGCATTGGATTTCGGGGTTTGCCTGGGCCGCAACCTCGCGCCAGTACCCTTCGGATTCGGCGTAAGGATTAGAGCCCCCCAGGGCCGCTTCGTTGAGGTTCGGAACAATCCCTTTGAGGGCGGCCTCTCGCCACCATTTCTGCGCCTCATCGGGGTCTTTATCCACTCCAATACCTTTCCAATAACAGAGGCCAAGGTAAAGCTGGGCGCCGGGATGACCCTTTATGGCGTCCTGTTTGAAACAGT from Verrucomicrobiia bacterium encodes:
- a CDS encoding NADH:flavin oxidoreductase, whose translation is MKLTRVPSLKTVADFRAHVASLGIDLPCEESILTASDSPLSQAVEQALINGKRIGNRYAVQPMEGWDGSASGGMTEEVLRRWQRFGESGAKLIWGGEAMAVRPDGRANPHQLVINQTNKADLARLRQELVQAHRKLYGTADDLLIGFQLTHSGRFCKPHDKFRLEPRVAYRHPILDAKFKVTSDEQVWTDAELEALVLDFVRAARIAWEAGADFVDIKHCHGYLLHELLSGFTRPGRYGGSFENRTRLLREIVSGIRAEGNPIEIGVRLSAFDLVPFKPDPALSLPGKPGPGIPEAVSHLLPYRFGFGINQANPHEYDLNEPVRFLELCAEVGVKLVNLSAGSPYYNPHIQRPAAYPPSDGYQPPEDPLAGVARQIQAVRQLKQRAPKGMVVVGSGYSYLQEYLPHVAQYVVRHQWADLIGLGRMVLAYPTMLADALQKGVLSVKSICRTFSDCTTAPRNGLISGCYPLDKHYSTKPEFQKLKAIKAADGKN
- a CDS encoding sugar porter family MFS transporter, whose product is MTTSPSQISSPAQSADRLTAVLLRSTVIAALGGLLFGFDTAVISGTTDWLKAGFVTGITERLQAMLPSIGPESLLEFMLGFTVASALIGTVIGSIAVGRPADSFGRRGVLSLLAILYFVSGVGCALAWNWWSFVAFRFVGGLAVGGASVVSPMYIAEISPAKLRGRLVAITQFNIVLGILLAYLSNYIIGAVIPGATQYRWMFGVMAIPAAAFFFFLFFVPQSPRWLIARGRLDEAREVLVSCGASPANLDGELREIQASLDLEHHTLAEPFFCKKYRRPILLAVAIAAFNQLSGINALIYYTPYIFKIAGAGTQSALFQSVIIGFTNLVFTMAALAIIDHFGRRKLMFVGSFGYIVSLSAAAYAFYTHTEGKLLLMSLLVFIASHAFGQGAVIWVFISEIFPNRVRARGQALGTSTHWIMAALISWTFPVIASKSGGNTFAFYALCMVGQLIWVWLVMPETKGISLERIQKQLGIE